The DNA window AACGATGACTATGTGAATGATTCAACGGACAGCAGTGATTGGAGCACAACTGAATCGGAGGAACATGAAAACgtaagcaactaaatttaaacaaattatagtcAAGCCGGGCAAGTCAACTGCATTATTTATCATTTTGGGGAAACAAAGTGTAACTGTAACAATAGATGCAAACAGTAAGTTGAAAAAGTATTGGCACAGCAGCATTTTGTCTGCACAGCAAAATCGGTAAAAACgttattcaaattataatttagaaaataatttcttaagcagcagctaatatttttcaaatagaTAATAAATACTTAGTTAAGTGTGCTAAACTTTTGTGGCCTATTTAGAtgtttaaatgaaatcaaataatacGTACACTTATCTCAATAATGTTATtcctattatttttatttgaagttaGAGTATGTTAGAGTTAGACTATAATGTTTTTACTGAATTTGTTGGTTTATTGttaagcatatgtatgtaaaatttgcttgctgtgCCAACAGTCTTGTTTGCCgctgtgcatatttatttacatagtaCAGTTAAAGCAGCGCTGTCATGAACATTGAACTTGACTAGCAAAGcctgcatacatacataatagtatgttatgtatgtgtatgcatacaaaaatgaTTTACTATTGCTTAAACTGTACGTTTGTCTGTGtatatgtttttgcttttaagatAGCGCCCAAGCGCCAAATGTtgtgcagccgctgctgcgactgcgactgcgctgcACTCTAAgctttactctctctctctttctcttgctcaGCACTTAGGCTTAGGCACGACAACAAAGTTAatttgcgcagcagctgcgctgctttgagCGCTTTTACAGCTACACCCGCACTGCCGCTCTCAcacgctcactcactcactctctttctctcttggACTGACGCTCTTTCAAGCATTTACTTTAATTCGAAACTAATTCATCTGCTTTGCTGCCCTTTTTaatcttctgctgcttcttacaCTTgctagctgcgctgctttcaaATTTTGAAGCAATTGCATGGCAGAGAATTTTGTCTTAAAAGCGCAACTTGATCGcattattaaatcatttatcaTTGTGctagttaaataattataagttaTACATTGGCACACGTGCGGCGGCAGCTGATAAAATTCCGCAGCTTAAGAGCTACAACATTTCTACTTGATTTCTTTCTTGCGCGTTTGTTTCATTCGAGCATAttaatgcttttgttattttcggtgtattttgtatacaatttcGTGTGTTCGTtaagtgcattttaatttaattgttgaaagTCACGGCCTGCTAATGAGCGCTGCGGATGCTGTGACGGATAACGGGAGGGGCGCGGGCAAGGGGACAACAAAGCAAGTGACAGCCACAGTCAGCGACAAAGCAAGGGAGCTGGCAAACATGGCAAAGCAGCTTGAAGTAAACGAAATGGAGTTGGAGATGGAGAGAAAAGAGGTGAGAGAccaagtacatacatatgtgaatGCAGTCTTACCGTTAATGGTTGCTTACATACGAAACGATATTGAGTACTAAAAGTACAAGTAAAACTTAAGGCGAGCGTGCATAGTCGACTGGCAAATACGCTAAAAGTGAGAAAAGGCTGTAAATAAAGGCTTGAgagctttgaaatttatagaGTAAGCAAACGcagttacaaaataaattaacagcagcttaagcatgcatatgtatatgtatgtgtgtaatcATCACATATGCTGTCACTTTCAGCTGTCGATCGAGAAAGTTAACAAAGCTCTACGCACGTGCAGAAATGTCTTAAactaaaatgtaaaacaaactaagcaacaattttagcttaaaagtCATGCATaccgatcgatcgatcgatcgaccTTGAATGGCACTGCTTAGAATATAGGTCAGTAGCAGAAAAATCCTTTTATTGCCTTTGAAATCCAATTGAGTCAATTAATCAGCGAAATCGAAAAcgaaaatcaaatcaaaacaaacacaaagcgTGTGCTGATGTGGTTGACCCACTTGGTTGGGAACAGTGCGTTCAACTGGAGATCGCTTTATCTAACCGGACTTgttctacatacatacagacaaacatacaatatactatatgtacataaggtaggggtaggtgtgtgtgtgtgtgtgtgtgtgtttatcgTCTCTGTCGAGTCTAGTCTGTAAGTCAAACAATCGGTTTTATACGCCTCAACAGTTTTATAATTAGTCGCAGCAGATTGCCATCTCATATCACTAAAATAAGCGGCGTCTAAATTGTGGATTTCAACACACAATCAacagagcgaaagagcgagtgagcgactGAGCGTAAGCGCCCGCGCTATGACGTCAcagttgtcgtcgtcgtcgccagGTGAGCGTAAACAAGAGCTTGCCAATATTTGTTGCCCTAGctagttatttaatttatcataCAGCACACCTACTCATTAGAAATGAAAGAGAAATGTTGagaaattaacattaatttaaacaaaacaaaaaactttcgTTTTTGACTAAAATTTACACTTGATTAAATTTCCTTTCAAGTTCAAGCAGCCACAATGAAACGCACGCCAAACCAACGAAtgtctatttgtttataaaatctAGGTCTAGGCAAAGTCGCACGCCCACAAGGCAAGTACCGTAAGTTGCGGGGAGTTACGGCGGGGGCTTTTGCATGTGCAGAATTTACAATTTGGCTTATCAATGAATACGCTAGCAAgcaagccaggccaggccaggcaggTGTTTAAAACCAGTTAAAGGCTTACCTTGGCGTatagacagcaaacaaaacaaaacaaaacaaaacataaattaaaaatgcacatAACAACAGTTGAGCACAGCCGACAGTTTAAGACGCTAGCGCCTATACTTGCTGAGCTCTTaacgctcatacagacagacaacgGCTCTAAATTGTAGAGTTTGCGTCTGAGGCGAAAAATCGACAAACgctcaacaaattaaaatggcaaaaacataaattctaGGTCATATCAATATCAGCTTGAGAATTGTTTatatagagatagagatagagacgTAACGCAAAGCTTTTGAAGTTAAAATCACGTACTGGCCATAAAGCTAGGAAGTTGGATCTTAATCATGAAACGTTCAGTTAActaattcatttcattttattttgtacagaACCCGGCGTATCCCAAGGCAGTTGCTTTTATAATCAGCAATGAGTTCTGCGAGCGCTTCAACTACTATGGCATGCGTGGTGAGTAGTCTACAATGCACTAGTTACTGGTAGCTAATTACTGCTTTTTTTGGCTAGCAATCCTGGTGCTCTATCTGACACACAAGCTGGGCTACGATGAGGAAACCTCGACCGTGCTGTTTCACATATTTACAATGCTGGTGTACATATTTCCGCTGCTGGGCGCTTTGGTGGCCGACGGATTTCTGGGCAAATACAAGACGATATTGTATCTATCGATGGTCTACTGCATGGGCGCCATGGTCGTTGCCTTTGCCGCTGTGCCCATGGAGGGCATGCCAGTGAAGTAAGTGGGAGTCGGAGTAGCTAAAcaagtttcaatttatatttccaattttgtttgcagacAAGTGACCATAGCTGGACTGCTGCTCATTGCTGTCGGCACGGGCGGCATTAAGCCGTGCGTTTCGGCCTTTGGCGGCGATCAGTTTCAGCTGCCGGAGCAGGCTGCCGATCTGGCCAAGTTCTTTTCGCTCTTCTATTTCGCCATCAATGCGGGCTCGATGCTCTCGACCACAGTCACGCCCATACTGCGCGCCGATGTGCACTGCTTTGGCGACGAGGATTGCTACTCGCTGGCCTTTGGCATACCCGCCATACTGATGATTGTCTCCATACTGATATTTGTGGCGGGCAAGCGACGCTACAAGTGCTTTCCACCGGCTGGCAACATCATCTTTGGTGTCTCGCAGTGCGTGACAAGCGCCTACAAGGGCTGGTGCGAGAATCGCAAGGAGAGGCCGATGAATAGCTTTCTGGACTATGCCACGCCCGCGGTGGGGCCCAAGCTCGTGTACGAGACCAAGTGTCTGTCCAAGATTTTGCTGCTCTATGTGCCCTTTCCGCTCTTCTGGGCGCTATCCGATCAGCAGGGCTCGCGCTGGACCTTCCAGGCCACGCACATGAACGGCGACATCTGGGGCGGATTCCAGATCAAGCCCGATCAAATGCAGGTCATCAATCCATTGCTTATACTCGCCTTCATACCGCTCTTCGACTACCTGCTGTATCCGCTGCTGGCGCGCATTGGCATCTATCGGCCGCTGCAGAAGCTCTCGCTGGGCTTGCTGCTCGCCGCCGTGGGCTTCTTTCTCTCCGCTGCCGTGGAGCTGCAATTGGAGCAGCTGGGACCCGAGGCAGCGCCCGCATCGCCGGAAATCGCTCATCTGCGTCTTTACAACGGCATGCCCTGTCGCTATGAGTTCAACAGCGATCTTGGCTCCGCCGCTGGCGGTCTGCCCTATGCCCACAGCATCGAGCCACTGGGCATGTGGTCCAATCTGCAGCTGCATGTCACCCAGCCCACGCAGTTCAGCTTCAAGGCTCAACCGGCCAGCACACGCTGCCCCCAAATCGAGGGCACGCTGCGTCTGCAGCCGGGCAAGGCTGTTAGCTATTTCCTAGCACGCGGCGAGCTTGCCGAGTTCGAGGACGGATTGAGCAGCGCGCCCAGGCTCAATAGGCCGCCCATGCTGCGCATGCTGCTCAACACACCCGCGGGCGAGGGTCCGCTGCAGCTCAAAGCGCCCGTCGCGGCAAATGTCGCTCTCAGCGAACGCAACCTCACCCAGTTGCATCAGGTTAACTTTGGCTATGGCGAGCTGGACATCAATGGCAAGCGGGCGGCCAGTTTTGAAACCAAGACCGGTGGACTCTACAGTTTGCTGGTGCAGGGCAATGCACTCGATGGTTATGTAAGTTCCAAAAACACCAGTGCTAAGTGctattaattaatgaattcgttaaatttattaataaacattgctCATTGAATTCAGTTAAAGAACAAATCTAAACAATAATGAGCAACAGCTAAAGAATAAACCTGTTCAATTCTTTAGCAAttgctaattattatttatttgaattatgtgcttttatataatttttaattcattattttgctctcacaaaattagttttttttttaactgaattaaatatttatttctttttggtattcattatattaattgtatttttatctTTACAGAAATACAACATGCTGGAGGTGGTCGCACCCACATCGTTGTCCATACTTTGGCAACTGCCACAGATTGTGGTGATGACTGCCGCCGAGATAATGTTCTCGGTAACTGGACTGGAGTTCTCGTTCACCCAAGCGCCGGCGAGCATGAAGTCCGCCGTGCAGGCTGCCTGGCTGCTATCGGTGGCGTTTGGAAATCTGCTGACAGTCGTCATAGCGGAGCTCAAGTTTGTGGGCTCGCAGTCGTCGGAGTTTGCGCTCTTCGCCACGCTGATGCTGGTGGACTTGGTGATATTTCTGTGCCTGGCACGCAACTACAAGTACAAGCGTACGGAGGCGGCCAAGGAGGAAAAGAAAAAGCCGGAGCCGGAGTCAGCGACAGCCAAGGTGGACTTTGGCAGCGAGATAATTGATCGGGATGCGGATGTCATTGTCGATGAGAGCAAGAGTGCGGATCCAGACCAAGCGGGAACGAACCAGACGACTGCTAACGGTGGTGGGGCGACTGCTACAGCTGTCGCCGTTAGCAGCAAAGCCGGCGGCCAAAGCTTGGTGGGCCTGAGCCTGGTCAACGAACAAGGCTGCTATCGCAATAGAGCCTACGAGGATTAACTAACAGATCAGTATATCGctcagttttatttaatttaaatgtaagcatgtttttatttattatttttatgttgcacttgttttttattttttgttagtaaacacaattgttaatttaaatttgaattcaaactATTAACTCACCACAGCTGCTCACCACGGCGGCTTGCCACACTGTTGCCAGCTATATGCAGCAGTCTGGCAACGCTGTTTGCTGAATAGCGCGCGATCAGCGCACAGCTAAAAGCTACAAGCAATGCGctaaattagcagcaaatattaagcgaaattattatttgacgCTATTTGCAAGCTTAAgaacattttgcaatttgcagcgcaTCATGTGATATGATAAATGCTGTATAGCAAATTTCGCAGCCCTGGTTTTAGATACACATACAAACCCCTTTTTGCAACGCCACTGCGTCATTGCAAAAATTTTCTTGCAATAGAATCGTTGAACGCCCGGACAAGTTGcagtcaataaaaattaattgatgaaaaaagcaattaaattaaattaaatgcaagttaacgagtttataaattgcaagaaatgcaaaaagtaaaaaaagaagaagtgAAAAACGAAAGCaagaattgcaaattgttgaggTAGCAAAAGTAGAAGGAAGGAAGGACGAAAGATGAAAGATGACAGAAGGAAGGAAGGAAGTAAGACTGACGAAGATGGAAGGAAGACCCAGAAGACCGTGTTAAGTGCAGTTTTCCAGAAGAAAAAAACAGGCAGCTGCATTTTCCAAGGACGAAGCGCAGCAACCCCTAATGCGCATGATATACCCGAGATAGAgtgggcaggcaggcaggcagataGACGAAGAGACGTGCAGAAGGACAGGAAGAAAGACGCGAAGACCCTAAGCCGAACCAGAACCCGTACCCGAAAGAACCCTCGAGAAAAGGTCAGCGAGGTGCTACCTGAgaaccagaccagaccagaccagaccagactTTTGCTACCTAGAAACGCTAACCGAGTTTACCTTTTGGAAGTGCTGAGCTGTGCCTGCCGCAGTCGAGTGTCTAGGCTACGAGTGAGATGACGTTGCTGAAACTgtaaaaattgtgtttaaaacttaaaagtgCAAAAAGATTGATTGAATCAATGCCACAccatcaattgaattgaatagtctgccaatgtgtgtgtgtgtgtgtgcagttggCGCTTGTGGGGCTGTCGGCTTGAGTGTCGCGCTCGAGTCCGACTCATGTCTCGAAGATCTAAGAAGCGTCTGCTGCATTCGAGTTTCTCTTGCGCTGTGGACTTAACTGCTATTGGCACCATGGGCCCCACTGTAAATAAATCTCAGTAGCGCTGCTTGCTGGAAGGACTGGTCGGACGAGTGCAGCGGATGCGACGATTTCACTTTGCATTCGGATTCGTGCAGCGCACACACGGACGCAggaaaaaacacaaacacactagCACAGGCTGTCGAAGCGACCTCATACTTCCAGTCAACGCGTGGGTGTagtgttgcatgtgtgtgtgtgtgcgaggcCTTACATGAATGCGAGCGAATGGGCgataggcagcagcagcaacatgcgctcCGATTCATGCGCATCTGCTATCCCACTCGCACGCTCAGTAGTTTGCCGGCGCAGCGTTAAAGCAGCACAACCATAGCAGCGAAGTTCGTGGGTAGCACCAATGGAGAGACTGAATGCAGCCGCCCTAACGCTTCGCTGGATTGATAAAAGCAAAGGCTGCCGCCGCACATTGGCAACACTTTCCACTTGCCTAAGCTCCActtaaaaaacacacaaattgcagaaatttcaaattcacaATTCCCCAGTTAACTTCAATGcggtttttttttagctatcgGTTTTTTTTTGATGGGGGAAAAGACACTCGACTGTGACTACAATAGACAGCGCTATCTAACTGGCAAATCTTTTGGTGAAACGCTAGCAACATTATGGCTTGATAAGTGCCCAGCCCAACACCACCCACTAGCAGAGCTAGCAACTTGTTCAATTGCATTGACTCTTTTGTAAGTACAGTCAGCTCAAAGGTCGCTTACAATTGCAACAGAAATAActaaaacacgcacacacaagcCATAAACTCAAAAATTAGTTCAGCAAACAGCAGTTgccattaataaataattcgcAATTCTAAGCTTTGAAATCGCAGCCAAAGAGATAAATAAAGCGATTTATAATTTGCGTACATATCATTGCATATTGAATACTAAATACAGTTTGCTTACAGCTTGTTTTCATAGTTTTTTGCTAAAAACtatgtaaatgcattttacattAATTGCGCTTAGGTGAGTTGTCAATACGCCAAcacttcaattcaattgcacaATTGCTCagattaattaacaatatGAATCATAaccaaaagaaaactaaagTTTTCTATGTGTTTTCTATACAAAACACTTAGCAAACGCTTGAATGCAAAGGACAATgcgcgtttttttttaaattagcgCTTAAGTAAAAAGGAGTAAGAGTTAGGGCTTGCAAAATAAAGGGACAAtacgcgttttttttttttgccaaaagcGTTTAAGTAGTAAGCATAGCAGTAGGGCATTAAAATATAGAACAAAGgacaatagcaaacaaaataatagttAGGCACTCAAATCTAAAAGGACaatgcgtgtttttttttcatatgcgtaaaaaaatatattagctaGGAATAAAAAGATAACATATAGCAAGTCTATTGCTAGTTACACCCCTAGTCTGCGTAGCGGATGTGACTAGCAAGGGACTTGGACATTTCTTATAACAAACATACTATTTTTGCTCAGCTGTAGCTTAAATATCtaacacaataaaaataaccattaacattaaaaaagaaagcaaacgtAACATGTTTAATCTGCTTAAATGTTGTGCAATTTGCCAaactctctcacacacacacacacacacacataccaatGTGCATcagttttgaatttattggATTAACCTATTTGCTGTGTTTTTCAGAGTGACTGACCGTCAGTGTCGAAACTTGGAGCGCACTGCTTGGAGCGTGAgcattacttttaattttcacCGAAAAGCGATTTCAAAGCGCTCCAAATTCCAAGCTCACTAAATTTTCAAGCACTGTTCGTTTCAACGTCTAATTTTACACACACTATATTCGATacacaaattttattgttgca is part of the Drosophila busckii strain San Diego stock center, stock number 13000-0081.31 chromosome X, ASM1175060v1, whole genome shotgun sequence genome and encodes:
- the LOC108605629 gene encoding peptide transporter family 1, producing the protein MFKTYTVRSNLSSGQSSANPATTDTSSCFSLFRAEGGAISVTSPGPSAVPNANPNPSGIGAARSRYYESEFDSNDDYVNDSTDSSDWSTTESEEHENNPAYPKAVAFIISNEFCERFNYYGMRAILVLYLTHKLGYDEETSTVLFHIFTMLVYIFPLLGALVADGFLGKYKTILYLSMVYCMGAMVVAFAAVPMEGMPVKQVTIAGLLLIAVGTGGIKPCVSAFGGDQFQLPEQAADLAKFFSLFYFAINAGSMLSTTVTPILRADVHCFGDEDCYSLAFGIPAILMIVSILIFVAGKRRYKCFPPAGNIIFGVSQCVTSAYKGWCENRKERPMNSFLDYATPAVGPKLVYETKCLSKILLLYVPFPLFWALSDQQGSRWTFQATHMNGDIWGGFQIKPDQMQVINPLLILAFIPLFDYLLYPLLARIGIYRPLQKLSLGLLLAAVGFFLSAAVELQLEQLGPEAAPASPEIAHLRLYNGMPCRYEFNSDLGSAAGGLPYAHSIEPLGMWSNLQLHVTQPTQFSFKAQPASTRCPQIEGTLRLQPGKAVSYFLARGELAEFEDGLSSAPRLNRPPMLRMLLNTPAGEGPLQLKAPVAANVALSERNLTQLHQVNFGYGELDINGKRAASFETKTGGLYSLLVQGNALDGYKYNMLEVVAPTSLSILWQLPQIVVMTAAEIMFSVTGLEFSFTQAPASMKSAVQAAWLLSVAFGNLLTVVIAELKFVGSQSSEFALFATLMLVDLVIFLCLARNYKYKRTEAAKEEKKKPEPESATAKVDFGSEIIDRDADVIVDESKSADPDQAGTNQTTANGGGATATAVAVSSKAGGQSLVGLSLVNEQGCYRNRAYED